DNA from Chitinophaga pendula:
CGGCAGAGATGGCTGTTTTTATCAATTCATTAGGAGCGCGGAAAGCCACCCGTTGACCATACAGTATTGTATTACCTGTCAAGCGTTGTTGACGGCAGCATGCAGGCTGGTGTCTGCCAGCGTGGTATTTTCCTGGGAGACGGGCAGTACGATGACAAAGGTGGCGCCTTCGTGTTCGCGGCTGCTGGCGGTGATGAGTCCCTGGTGTTTTTCCACTACCTTTTTGGCGATAGCCAGACCGATGCCTGTGCCCTCATATTCTTCTTTAGAATGTAGCCGTTGGAAGAGCGTAAATATTTTAGACAGGTATTTTTCATTGAAGCCGATACCGTTGTCGGCGATGAGGATACGGCAGTAGCGGCCATCGCATGCTGGGAGGCTATCTATGGCTTTTTCTGCTATGAGGGTAGCGGAAATATGGATGACCGGTTTTACACCCGGGCGGCGGAATTTGAGTGCGTTACTGATAATGTTCTGGAATGCCTGGCGGATTTGTCCCGGCACTGCATCTATATGGGGGAGTTGGTCTACGATCACTTCTGCGGTTGCATCGTGAATGGATAGTTCGAGGTCGGCCAATATATCGGTGATGATGAGGTTCAGATCGGTGCGTTCGAAGTCGTGATGGGCAGAGAGCCTGGAGAAGTTAAGCAGGTCGCTGATCAGGCGTGTCATGCGTTCGGAGGAGCTGACGATGCGATCCATATACTGTAAGGCATCGGGGTCTTGTACGAGGTGTTTGTCCCTGAGGATGGCGCCGAACAGCTGTATCTTGCGCAAGGGTTCTTTCAGATCGTGGGAGGCTACGGAGGCGAATTGTTGCAGGTCGTGGTTACTTACTTCCAATGCGTGATTCATTTCCTGCAGCTCCCGGGTGCGTTCTTCTACCCGTTGTTCCAGGATTTCGTTGGCCTGTTTCTGATAGGCGATGTCTGTGAATGTACCTACCCATTTGATGACCTCTTTTCCTTCTTTTAGCGGGATGGCTCTGAGCAGGTGGCAGCGGTAATGTTGCTGGTGGAGGTCTTTGAGGTAGACCTCTGTTTCCAGTGGTTGTCCGAGTTTGACGGCATTCCGCCAGAGGTCGCCTATAGTGGTGCTGCTGACGGCGGTTTCAGGGAACTGTTTCAGGGAGGGGGAGTAGTTGAACCAATGTTGATTGGCATATTCTACGTCACCGTCGGCGCTGGCGGTAAATGCCAGCTGCGGTAGCGATTCCAGTATAGAATGCAGTTCCTGTACTTTTGCGCGTAAAGCTGCCTGGGCATCTTTACGTACTTCTACTTCTTCTTGCAGAGAGCGGTGCATGTCCTGCAGCTGTTTGGTCTGCTCGTACATTTTGTAGAGCGTTTTCACTTTCAGCAGGAGGATATCCGGATCTACGGGTTTGGTGATATAGTCGATACCGCCGGAAGCATACCCTTTGGTGATGAATTTTTTTTCTTTGTTGACAGCGGAGAGAAATATGATAGGAACATCTTTGGCTTTGCTATAACCTGAGACGGTCTCTGCTACTTCGAACCC
Protein-coding regions in this window:
- a CDS encoding hybrid sensor histidine kinase/response regulator; the protein is MILIVDDKPENVLSLQKTLELHGFQVDTALSGEEALKKILKHSYALIILDVQMPSMDGFEVAETVSGYSKAKDVPIIFLSAVNKEKKFITKGYASGGIDYITKPVDPDILLLKVKTLYKMYEQTKQLQDMHRSLQEEVEVRKDAQAALRAKVQELHSILESLPQLAFTASADGDVEYANQHWFNYSPSLKQFPETAVSSTTIGDLWRNAVKLGQPLETEVYLKDLHQQHYRCHLLRAIPLKEGKEVIKWVGTFTDIAYQKQANEILEQRVEERTRELQEMNHALEVSNHDLQQFASVASHDLKEPLRKIQLFGAILRDKHLVQDPDALQYMDRIVSSSERMTRLISDLLNFSRLSAHHDFERTDLNLIITDILADLELSIHDATAEVIVDQLPHIDAVPGQIRQAFQNIISNALKFRRPGVKPVIHISATLIAEKAIDSLPACDGRYCRILIADNGIGFNEKYLSKIFTLFQRLHSKEEYEGTGIGLAIAKKVVEKHQGLITASSREHEGATFVIVLPVSQENTTLADTSLHAAVNNA